The genomic stretch AGCCGGTTATTGTCGGGGGCTTCCTGGGACATCGCTCGGTGGTCTCGACCTGCTCGTATGAGGCGCGCAAGTTCGGGGTTCATTCCGGGATGCCGATCACGCAGGCAAAGAGACTGTGCCCGCAGGCGGTGTTTATACCGGGAACGATGCGGGGCTATGTGTACACCTCGGCGATGCTTCAAAAAATATTCGAGCATTACTCGCCGATAGTGGAACCATTTTCTGTCGATGAGGCTTTTCTGGATTTGACCGGTTGTCATCGGATTTTCGGAACGGTGGAAAACCTGGTAGCACAAATGAAAGCGGAGATAAAAGAGAAATTGTCGCTGACCTGTTCGGTCGGCATTGCCCCGACCAGGTTGATTGCCAAGATGGGGTCGGGAGAGAATAAGCCGGACGGGTTGACGATTATGGATCGTGATGATTTCAAAAGATTGTTTTATCCCCGACCGGTCATTGCTTTGTGGGGGGTCGGCGAATCGACCCGGCAGGCGCTGGCCAAAATCGGAATCTGGACGGTCGGCGACTTGGCGGCCAAAAAAGAAAAGGAGTTGACCGCGCATTTCGGGAAAAACGGGGAGTGGCTCTCGGTGGTGGCCTGTGGCCTTGACAGTTCGGAGGTGTACAATTATGAAAACCGGCCGAATGATAAATCGATGTCGCATGAAACGACCATGCTGGCTGACCTTTCCGAAATCGACAAAATATATTCGACCTTATTATGGCTTTCCGATAAGGTGGCGAGACGGCTGCGAAAAGAAAATTACTGGGGGCGAACCGTAACAGTCAAAATACGCTCATCGAGTTTTCAGACAATAACACGGGACAGGACCTTAACTGAGCCGACCGATCAGGCCAAGGTGATTTTTGAGACGGCAAAACGGCTGATACCGAGAGATTATGGGCCCAGAATCAAGGTAAGGCTGCTCGGGATCAGGGTATCTCATCTCGAAAAGAAGGTTGAGAATTGCCAGTTGAGCCTGATTGAAAATTCCGCCTTGAATAAAATCAAAGATACCAGCAAAGCGATCGATCAGATCCGGGAGCGGTTCGGCGAATCGGTCATAAAATATGCCGGAACCAAGCTGTAACCGGATTAAATCCATTCTTTTTTTATCCCATTTTTATGCTTTCCTGTTTAATCCGATTTTTCTTTTTCCGGGTTGACTTCGACGGTCTATTTGTTATCTTTATCACAAGCCAAATCAGAAACCTAAAAACGGGACTATAATTATGGATAAAGAAATGTTAACAGAAGAAACGGCCAGGGCAGTTCCGGAGAAATGGCCCTTTACGCCGCATGTGATAAAATTGGAAACTTCAATCATTCGTGAAATTCTGAAAATCTCCTCGCAGCCGGGCGTCATTTCACTGGCCGGCGGTTACCCTTCGCCCGACAGTTTCCCTCTCGAAGACCTGAAAAAAGCGGCTGTTGATGCCATTGATGAATTCCAGTCGGCCGCCACCCAGTATTCATTATCGATGGGGATTGTCCCGCTGCGCGAAGCCATTGCCCGGCGCGAAACCAAATCGGGCGCCGAGACGAAGCTGGAGAATATCCTGATCACTTCCGGCTCTCAGCAGGGCATTGAATTATGCGCGAGGGCCTTTATCGATCCCGGCGATTATATTATCACC from candidate division Zixibacteria bacterium HGW-Zixibacteria-1 encodes the following:
- a CDS encoding DNA polymerase IV, translated to MGGIDRTKEWDKVIMHVDMDAFFAAFEVRNCPHLKDKPVIVGGFLGHRSVVSTCSYEARKFGVHSGMPITQAKRLCPQAVFIPGTMRGYVYTSAMLQKIFEHYSPIVEPFSVDEAFLDLTGCHRIFGTVENLVAQMKAEIKEKLSLTCSVGIAPTRLIAKMGSGENKPDGLTIMDRDDFKRLFYPRPVIALWGVGESTRQALAKIGIWTVGDLAAKKEKELTAHFGKNGEWLSVVACGLDSSEVYNYENRPNDKSMSHETTMLADLSEIDKIYSTLLWLSDKVARRLRKENYWGRTVTVKIRSSSFQTITRDRTLTEPTDQAKVIFETAKRLIPRDYGPRIKVRLLGIRVSHLEKKVENCQLSLIENSALNKIKDTSKAIDQIRERFGESVIKYAGTKL